A genomic segment from Desulfonatronum lacustre DSM 10312 encodes:
- a CDS encoding HAD family hydrolase — protein MSTAPFQGVIFDLDGTLLDTLEDLADAMNTVLAEHHWPTHPLDAYRRFVGNGVTMLVRRAMPEEERREDRRVAEIVSEMREVYARGWANKTKPYHGIDHLLNALRDKSVPMTVLSNKPHDATLAMVDHFFSANLFRVVMGAHPDKPRKPDPTTALETAEHLGLHPGAILFLGDSDVDMRTAQAAGMTPLGAAWGFRGPEELRAAGARVVLRTPMELLEWLAADC, from the coding sequence ATGTCCACCGCTCCATTCCAAGGCGTCATCTTCGACCTTGACGGAACCCTGCTCGACACGCTGGAAGACCTGGCCGACGCCATGAACACGGTTTTGGCCGAGCACCACTGGCCCACGCACCCCTTGGACGCCTACCGGCGATTCGTCGGCAACGGAGTGACCATGCTGGTCCGCCGGGCCATGCCGGAGGAAGAACGCCGCGAAGATCGGCGGGTCGCCGAGATCGTTTCGGAAATGCGAGAGGTCTACGCCCGCGGATGGGCCAACAAGACCAAGCCGTACCACGGGATCGACCACCTCCTGAACGCCTTGCGGGACAAGAGCGTTCCGATGACCGTACTGTCCAACAAACCCCACGACGCCACCTTGGCCATGGTCGACCACTTTTTCTCGGCAAACCTTTTTCGAGTGGTCATGGGCGCGCATCCGGACAAACCCCGCAAACCCGACCCGACCACGGCCCTGGAGACGGCCGAGCACCTGGGGCTGCACCCCGGCGCCATTCTTTTTCTCGGCGACTCCGATGTGGACATGCGCACCGCCCAGGCCGCCGGCATGACCCCGCTCGGCGCGGCCTGGGGCTTCCGCGGCCCTGAAGAACTCCGCGCCGCCGGTGCACGCGTGGTCCTGCGCACCCCAATGGAACTGCTGGAATGGTTGGCTGCTGACTGTTGA
- a CDS encoding DUF4434 domain-containing protein — protein MALTWGALPVRADSPPAFSATFIQIWDRHAEWSEQTWDTLCADLKAMGVREIILQWSLITEPAFFWRLTPDQRMDVPHDRVDPAPAVDLLVDAARRHGLSVRFGLTEDRAWWEKIKNEAGLVEVFLNRLLQDQLSLARTLVERYGKDPVFAGFYIPQEIDDATWIDPERLNRLTKHLARLTDGLRELSPEVEVTVSCFATGHNDPAGFAALMADLAQSGNITEVLYQDGLGTERLLHAESAAYLEALAASIPRTGARLRVIVETFAPTEDGLGFIPAPMERIEQQLLQAQTLAGNDIVAFSIPDYLHPLAGNTLAEVLYTDYVTYLGISGLKQE, from the coding sequence TTGGCCCTGACCTGGGGCGCGCTTCCAGTCCGGGCCGATTCTCCCCCGGCTTTCTCCGCCACCTTCATCCAGATCTGGGACCGTCACGCCGAATGGTCCGAGCAGACCTGGGACACGCTTTGCGCGGACCTGAAGGCCATGGGAGTCCGGGAAATCATCCTCCAGTGGTCGCTGATCACCGAACCGGCGTTTTTCTGGCGACTGACCCCTGACCAGCGCATGGACGTTCCCCACGACCGCGTCGATCCCGCTCCCGCCGTGGACCTGCTCGTCGATGCGGCGAGGCGGCATGGCCTGTCGGTCCGTTTCGGCCTGACTGAAGACCGCGCTTGGTGGGAAAAAATCAAGAATGAAGCCGGACTTGTGGAGGTCTTCCTGAACCGCCTGCTCCAGGACCAGCTTTCCCTGGCCCGGACCTTGGTCGAGCGATACGGCAAGGATCCGGTTTTCGCGGGTTTTTATATTCCACAGGAAATCGACGACGCCACCTGGATCGACCCGGAACGCCTGAACCGGCTCACTAAGCATTTGGCCCGGCTCACCGACGGATTGCGCGAACTCTCCCCGGAAGTGGAAGTGACCGTCTCGTGCTTCGCCACCGGACACAACGATCCAGCCGGATTTGCCGCGCTCATGGCCGACCTGGCTCAGTCCGGAAACATCACGGAAGTGCTGTACCAGGACGGCCTGGGTACCGAACGTCTTCTGCACGCCGAGTCAGCGGCATACCTTGAGGCTTTGGCGGCATCCATCCCACGGACCGGCGCGCGTCTTCGCGTCATCGTGGAAACCTTCGCCCCGACGGAAGACGGCCTCGGCTTTATTCCAGCGCCCATGGAACGAATCGAACAACAACTGCTCCAGGCCCAAACCCTCGCGGGCAACGACATCGTGGCCTTCAGCATCCCGGATTACCTCCACCCCTTGGCTGGCAACACCCTCGCCGAGGTTTTGTATACCGACTATGTAACATATCTGGGCATTTCTGGACTGAAACAGGAATGA
- a CDS encoding type II toxin-antitoxin system HicB family antitoxin, giving the protein MKAELTAIIEQAPEGGYWAVCPEISGANGQGETIEETKESLRQAIEMILEDRMADILRGLPADAIQEKVMVG; this is encoded by the coding sequence ATGAAAGCTGAATTAACAGCCATCATTGAGCAAGCCCCAGAAGGCGGCTACTGGGCGGTCTGCCCGGAGATTTCCGGAGCCAACGGCCAAGGGGAAACCATTGAGGAAACAAAGGAGAGCTTGCGGCAGGCCATTGAAATGATTCTGGAGGATCGAATGGCGGACATTCTTCGCGGCCTTCCTGCCGATGCTATCCAGGAAAAGGTCATGGTCGGATGA
- a CDS encoding type II toxin-antitoxin system HicA family toxin, with protein sequence MKRRDLERRLRMAGCYLKREGSAHSLWINPRTGVVEAVPRHTEVKEPLAIKILKNLSVI encoded by the coding sequence ATGAAGCGAAGAGATTTAGAGCGAAGACTGCGCATGGCTGGTTGCTATCTGAAAAGGGAGGGCAGTGCGCACTCATTGTGGATCAACCCCCGCACCGGCGTTGTGGAAGCTGTCCCGAGACATACTGAAGTCAAAGAACCACTGGCTATAAAAATTCTGAAAAACCTCAGCGTTATTTGA